ccggtggcaccttaaagactaacagatttatttgggcataagctttcgcggttaaaaaacccacttctgcaGAGGCATgactgaagaagtgggttttttacccatgaaagcttatgcccaaataaatccattagtctttaagatgccaccggactctttgttgtttttgtggatacagactaacacggctacccccgatacagaACTGAGACATATACTGGGGATGGAAATTACATTGGTCAATACCTACCTGATCTTTCTACAATGACAAAACCACTGAATGAACTGCTAAAGTCCAACACATCTTTGCCATGGGGGCCAAATCAAGAAATTGCCTTCAGCCAGGCAAAATAAATGATCTCAATAGCTCTAGTTCCCCAGTATTACGTGTGAACAAACCCACAGTGGTCAGTCCAGATGCAAGCAGCTGTGGCCTAGATGATGTATAGTTGCAACAACATGGCTCTGAGTGGAAGCCATGTGCATTTTGTTCTCACACACCCACAGAAGCAGAAAAACGATATGCACAGATTGAAAAGGAGTGCCTGGCAAGCTTATGGGCATGTGAGAACTCTTACACATATCTATGTAGACTGGATTTGTTACACTGGTAGCAGACCATAAACCATTTGTAAccctcatcaatggaaaagacCTGATAATGCACGACTGAGATGCCAAACATCTATTGTTTAGGTAAATGTGATTTCACACAATTGCTAAATATGTTCCTGGGAATTATCTGGTGTAGCAGACACTCTACATTTGAACCCAACATTCAACTACCTAGAGCTCAAAGACAATGTAAAGGCATATGTGAATGTTGTAGATACATACAGACCAGTGTCAGAAAAGAGATTACTCCAGCTACAAAAAGCAACCTTAACAGACCGGCAACTTCAGGAAGATCTAAGTTACATTAGAGGAAGCTGCCCCCCATGTGTATAAAGGACGCTAAGGAACTGAAAGAGAGTACTTTGCGGTGCATTGCAATTAAGCAAGTCAAATGGACCCATGATTAAAGGCAATTGCATCATATTTCCAAACAAAATAAGAGGAGAAATCCTAAACCTCATCCATGAAGTGGGCCAGTCAGTGTGGTGGCTTGGCACCAGCAAGAACATAAAGAATAAAGTATCTGCATGTGAATATTGCAGAACTGACAGACCAACACAACACAAAAAACATTGAATAACAACACCCTGACCAAAGAGACCCGTGGAAGAGAATAGCTGCAGATTTATGTGAATTCAGAAGACATCATTACCCGGTCGGCATGGCCTATTTTTCCAGGAATATAGAAATAATATACTTGAAAAACGTAACAAGTCACAGTATTATCAAGAAACTGACATGCACTTTTGCTCATTTTGCTATTCTAGAACAACTAGTAGCAGACGATGGATTGTAGCAGAATTTAAGTCCTTCCGAATGAAATAGGATTGTGCTATTACTGGcagcccacattacccacaagTGAATGGAGAGACAGAGAGCTCTACAGACAGCCACGAAAGTCCAACAGCAGGTCGATCCATTCtttgctcttctgagttacagatcaacaccaattgtggctactggatatagtccagcacagctcctgatgggaagacaaaTCATAACTACTGTTCCAACTTTCAAAAAGAATCTATTTCAGAAGTGCCCAGacattctgaggcctggtctacactacgggtttaggtcgactttagcagcgttaaatcgaattaagcctggacacgtccacacaacgaagccctttctttcgacttaaagggccctttaaaccggtttctttagaccaccttcgacgaggggatcagcgataaaatcggcctttgcgggtcggaattggggtagtgtggacggaattcgacgttattggcctccgggagctatcccacagtgcttcattgtgaccgctctggacagcactctcaactcagatgcactgaccaggtagacaggaaaagacccgcgaacgtttgaatttcatttcctgtttgcccagcgtggagagcacaggtgaccacgcagagctcatcagcacaggtaaccgtgatggagtcccaggatcgcaaaagagctccagcatggaccgaacgggaggtacgggatctgctcgccatatggggagatgaatcagtgctagctgaactccgtagcagtaaaagaaatggcaaagtattagaaaaggtctccaaggccatgaaggaccggggccataacagggacacacagcagtgccgcgtgaaaattaaggagctacggcaagcctaccacaaagccagagaagcaaatggaaggtccggggcagagccgcaaacttgccgcttctacgcggagctgcatgccattctagggggtgcagccaccactaccccaaccgtgtgctatgactccgtcaatggagaaacacacagggaagacggttcggggaacgaggaaaatgaggatggaggtactgtaggtagctcacagcagcaaggaagcggagaaaccggtttccccaacagccaggatatgtttgtcaccctggacctggaaccagtaacctccgaactcacccaagaccctcagggcacacaggagacctctggtgagtgtacctttgtaaatattacacatggtttaaaagcaagcgtgtttaatgattaatgattaatttgccctggcaatcgcagccagcacatctactggaaaagtctgttaacgtgtatggggatggagcggaaatcctccagggacatctccagaaagctctccttcatgtactcccaaagcctttgcaaaaggtttctggggagggctgccttatcccgtccgccatggtaggacactttaccacgccaggccagtagcacgtagtctggaatcattgcataacaaagcatagcagtgtatggtcccggtgtttgctggctggcatgcagacaatatccattccttatctctctttgttatcctcaggagagtgatatcattcacggtcacctggttgaaatggggtgattttattaaggggacattcagaggtgcccgttcctgctcttctgaacagaaatgttccccgctgttaaccacgcggtggggggaggggtgaaatgatcatcccagagaaccgtgtgtgtgtgtgtgggggggggtggtttacttgggtttgtgccgcatgttaaccgggaaaccgcagcccctccttttacattgaaaacccattttcaatggccaacccaattcatccttgatatgggaaatgcgctgctgctTGAAACCTTTCctgcatgttaagaaggttaaaaaagccaaaagactgtggcctaccatggctgcctgcaagccgaaatatgttgcctggggcactgcgtgagtgatctctcataccaaaccggcaggcagaggaaaaatgcgaccttgtaatgaaagagtgtacccattgttctctaaaatgtgtcttttttaacctctcccttctcctccaccagctgcaaatgtttctccttcgcagaggctagtgaacattagaaagagaaaacggaggacgcgggacgatatgttcacggagctgcagatgtcctcccacgctgatagagcacagcagaatgcgtggaggcagtcaatgtcggacatgagaa
The window above is part of the Chrysemys picta bellii isolate R12L10 chromosome 12, ASM1138683v2, whole genome shotgun sequence genome. Proteins encoded here:
- the LOC135974488 gene encoding uncharacterized protein LOC135974488 yields the protein MESQDRKRAPAWTEREVRDLLAIWGDESVLAELRSSKRNGKVLEKVSKAMKDRGHNRDTQQCRVKIKELRQAYHKAREANGRSGAEPQTCRFYAELHAILGGAATTTPTVCYDSVNGETHREDGSGNEENEDGGTVGSSQQQGSGETGFPNSQDMFVTLDLEPVTSELTQDPQGTQETSAANVSPSQRLVNIRKRKRRTRDDMFTELQMSSHADRAQQNAWRQSMSDMRKAQYEQEERWRAEWRDEKSKWRAEDDRWRQLADRRQESMLRLLEHQTDMLERMVELQERQQEQRPPLQPLFNQQPSSPSSIASSPRRPRTRWGGLRPPSHSTPDDRPSIRRLAFNKT